From Anopheles arabiensis isolate DONGOLA chromosome 3, AaraD3, whole genome shotgun sequence, a single genomic window includes:
- the LOC120902706 gene encoding general odorant-binding protein lush-like: MSVSVLVSSLVVLFCVQCLIEHIDGAMTMKQLTNSMDMMRQACAPKFKVEEAELHGLRKSIFPANPDKELKCYAMCIAQMAGTMTKKGEISFSKTMAQIEAMLPPEMKTMAKEALTHCKDTQTSYKDPCDKAYFSAKCAADFTPDTFMFP; encoded by the exons ATGAGCGTATCGGTGCTGGTATCGTCTTTAGTGGTGTTATTTTGCGTACAGTGTTTAATCGAACATATTGATGGAGCA ATGACCATGAAACAGCTAACCAACTCGATGGATATGATGCGGCAAGCGTGTGCTCCTAAATTCAAAGTTGAGGAag CGGAGCTACACGGTTTAAGGAAATCGATTTTTCCTGCCAACCCAGATAAAGAGCTCAAGTGTTATGCTATGTGTATTGCACAAATGGCAGGAACT ATGACGAAAAAGGGTGAAATCAGCTTTTCGAAAACGATGGCCCAAATCGAAGCGATGCTACCGCCCGAAATGAAAACTATGGCAAAGGAAGCGTTAACCCATTGTAAAGACACAC AAACCTCATACAAGGACCCGTGCGATAAGGCTTACTTTTCAGCTAAATGTGCCGCCGATTTTACCCCCGACACCTTCATGTTCCCATGA
- the LOC120902707 gene encoding uncharacterized protein LOC120902707, with amino-acid sequence MRVEMNLDVQHCHDDIDTKIAEFKQDADKMNELNLFLDSVLEEAQRNAEVKLQSKLDEERPKNGNKLLSGIKQHRMVTRTRGIVLRIFEAICNCTNSATIPGQRPATAPANVGSTSKN; translated from the exons ATGCGCGTGGAAATGAATCTGGATGTTCAGCACTGTCACGATGATATCGACACGAAAATAGCAGAGTTCAAGCAAGATGCGGACAAAATGAACGAGCTTAACCTTTTCCTTGACAGTGTGCTGGAAGAGGCGCAGAGGAATGCGGAAGTGAAACTGCAAAGCAAATTG GATGAAGAGCGACCTAAAAATG GAAACAAACTTCTCAGCGGCATAAAGCAACACAGAATGGTGACACGCACTAGGGGGATTGTTTTACGAATCTTTGAAGCAATTTGTAACTGCACAAACTCCGCCACTATACCAGGGCAGCGGCCAGCTACAGCACCGGCTAACGTTGGATCTACTTCGAAAAACTAA